Proteins co-encoded in one Bremerella sp. TYQ1 genomic window:
- the dcd gene encoding dCTP deaminase — protein MILSGNEIRKHLGSKIFIEPYDENRLNPNSYNLTLNEELMTYEELILDMRQPHRIRRITIPEEGYVLNPNQLYLARTNEMTETHGFVPMIEGRSSIGRLGLFVHVTAGFGDVGFKGFWTLEMFAVQPIRIYPNVPICQIFYHEITGDITEYVSDKYQNNQGIQPSLLFKELNPEAKAPDESQMAFPFDNQ, from the coding sequence ATGATTCTTTCCGGTAATGAGATTCGGAAACATCTCGGCAGCAAAATCTTTATCGAGCCTTATGACGAAAACCGGTTGAACCCCAACAGTTACAACCTGACCCTGAATGAAGAATTGATGACGTACGAGGAATTAATCCTCGACATGCGTCAACCGCACCGGATTCGGCGGATTACAATTCCAGAAGAAGGATATGTGCTGAATCCAAATCAGCTGTACTTGGCACGCACCAACGAAATGACCGAAACGCACGGCTTTGTGCCGATGATCGAAGGTCGCAGCTCGATTGGTCGACTCGGTTTGTTTGTGCATGTGACCGCAGGTTTCGGCGATGTCGGTTTCAAGGGTTTCTGGACGCTCGAGATGTTTGCGGTCCAGCCAATTCGTATTTATCCGAACGTGCCGATTTGCCAGATCTTTTATCACGAGATCACCGGCGACATCACCGAATATGTCAGCGATAAGTATCAGAACAACCAAGGGATTCAACCGAGCCTGCTTTTCAAAGAACTGAATCCCGAGGCGAAAGCGCCCGATGAATCGCAGATGGCGTTTCCTTTCGACAATCAATAA
- the nth gene encoding endonuclease III produces the protein MFQDLDERKKQARKVVRQLKKDYPAAECALNYDTPFQLLIATILSAQCTDVRVNIVTKDLFAKYPDADSMSRASVKTLEELIKTTGFFRNKAKNIHAASIALADQYDGEVPQDLDALVALPGVGRKTANVVLGTAFGIPSGIVVDTHVGRLTKRMGLTDKGDAVKIERELLEVVPKKEWIDFSHRLIHHGRAICAARKPKCEKCHFEKFCPQIGVD, from the coding sequence ATGTTTCAAGATCTCGACGAGCGGAAGAAGCAGGCCAGGAAGGTCGTGCGTCAACTGAAGAAAGATTACCCGGCCGCCGAGTGCGCGTTGAATTACGACACGCCCTTTCAGCTTTTGATCGCGACCATTTTGTCTGCTCAATGTACCGATGTGCGCGTCAACATCGTGACGAAGGATCTGTTTGCGAAATATCCCGATGCCGACTCGATGTCGCGAGCGTCGGTTAAAACACTTGAAGAACTGATCAAAACGACCGGTTTCTTCCGCAACAAAGCCAAGAACATTCATGCTGCGTCCATCGCTTTGGCAGACCAGTACGATGGCGAGGTACCGCAAGATCTGGACGCTTTGGTGGCTCTGCCAGGCGTGGGTCGCAAGACGGCGAACGTGGTTTTGGGAACGGCGTTTGGCATTCCTTCCGGCATTGTGGTCGATACGCACGTAGGAAGGCTTACCAAGCGAATGGGGCTGACCGATAAGGGAGATGCGGTCAAGATCGAGCGCGAACTGCTGGAAGTCGTTCCCAAGAAGGAGTGGATCGATTTTTCGCATCGGCTGATCCATCATGGCCGTGCGATTTGTGCCGCTCGCAAGCCGAAGTGCGAGAAGTGTCACTTCGAGAAATTTTGCCCTCAGATCGGTGTCGACTAG
- a CDS encoding hydroxypyruvate isomerase family protein: protein MPQEPSHLSRRDLLRTAVGTSVAGGLAVTATASAAEPDAQTKLPPEDFKATGKNVKQSVMAWCFNPMPMETLIPACANMGLVAMEGLDKKWYPLMKEHGLKVSLCSGHGFAEGPVNPEYQPMCRETLKEAIDTAVKWDCKNVITFTGMEVKGQTFEQGTKNCVDFFKSIVPYAEENGVTLVMEHLNTRDDSHPMKGHPGYFGDDVDHCIDIIKQVDSPNFKLLFDFYHVQIMNGDVTRRFHQLLPYIGHLHTAGNPGRCEIDENQEMNYAAIIRAVADSDYDGYVVQEYIPTWDDKIAALRHGVALCDV, encoded by the coding sequence ATGCCTCAAGAACCATCCCATCTTTCGCGTCGAGATCTCTTACGAACTGCCGTCGGAACTTCCGTCGCCGGCGGTCTGGCCGTTACCGCAACTGCTTCAGCAGCCGAACCTGACGCTCAAACGAAGCTTCCACCAGAAGACTTCAAAGCCACCGGCAAGAATGTCAAGCAATCGGTCATGGCATGGTGCTTCAACCCAATGCCAATGGAAACGCTGATTCCGGCATGTGCGAACATGGGGCTGGTCGCCATGGAAGGGCTCGATAAGAAGTGGTATCCGCTGATGAAAGAGCACGGCTTGAAGGTCTCGCTCTGCTCAGGCCACGGGTTCGCTGAAGGTCCTGTGAACCCTGAATATCAGCCGATGTGCCGCGAGACATTGAAGGAAGCGATCGATACCGCGGTGAAGTGGGATTGTAAGAACGTCATCACATTCACCGGCATGGAAGTCAAAGGACAGACTTTCGAGCAGGGCACTAAAAACTGTGTCGACTTCTTCAAAAGCATTGTTCCTTACGCCGAAGAAAACGGCGTGACGCTGGTCATGGAGCACTTGAATACACGCGACGATTCGCACCCTATGAAGGGGCATCCTGGCTACTTTGGCGACGACGTCGATCATTGCATCGACATCATCAAACAAGTCGATTCGCCGAACTTCAAGTTGCTATTCGACTTCTACCACGTGCAAATCATGAATGGCGACGTGACGCGTCGGTTCCACCAACTGCTGCCGTATATCGGCCACTTGCATACCGCTGGCAATCCTGGCCGCTGCGAGATTGATGAGAACCAGGAAATGAACTACGCCGCGATCATCCGCGCCGTGGCCGATTCCGATTACGATGGTTACGTTGTTCAGGAATACATCCCGACCTGGGACGACAAGATTGCCGCACTGCGACATGGCGTCGCCCTATGCGACGTCTAA